Below is a window of Streptomyces spongiicola DNA.
GATGAACGGGAACGGGTTGTGGATGATCGCCTTCACAACCGCAGAGCTCTCGCACTTCAGCTCCTGCGTGCAGGTGCCCTTCGAGTCTTCGCCACGCAGCTCCACATCCGTGTAGATCTTCCCGGTGTCCAGCTGCTTGCCATCCATGTTGCCAACCCACGTCTTGGCGCCCCGGATGGTCACGCGTGCAATCATTTCCATGGTTTCACTCCTCAGGTTTCGGCACTGGATCGTGCGTGCCGTACACGTGCCTCGCCAGGGCGGATTTATGCAGCTGAGCCGGTACGCCCTGACGGCGTATCGCGACAACCAGCGCGGCGATGTCTTCCTCTGTGCAGCGCAGCTCGTAATCGACCGTGGGGCCGAACTGCGTCTGGATGTGCTTGAGCTTGCGTTCGCGGATGGTCTCGTCCTGAAGCTCCAAGGCCTTGACCTGGTCAGTAGGAACGCGCTGCGGATCCGCAGCCATGAAGGCCTCCAGGGCCTTGTACGCACCAGCGAAGTACTGGTCGCGCTTGATGAGAATCTCGTGCGGGATCACGCGATCCTTGGCTCCAAACTCGATCTCCAGACGCACCCACTCGCTATCCTGATTGCCGAGCTGGCGGCCCTTCTCGTAAGCCCGCAACATCTTGCCGTTCGCCCGACGGCCAATCTCGAACGTCGTACCGCGACAGCCCTTGCTGCCCGCTACGCCGCTCTCGATCTTGCGATACGTCGGAATACGCCCGCCCGCGTTGAAGTCGCCGGCGTAGTACAGCTCTTCCATCTGCGCGATGCTCACCTCGCCCTGGCAGAAGTCCATCGCAAGGTCGCAACGCGTGATCCGCGCGTCGAGGTCCTGCACCATCGCGTAGACGGCTTGCCAGTCGCCAATCGCGGTGCAGCCCTGCCCCGGCCAGTCCACCAGGATCGTGCCGCCAACGTGCTCGCCGCCACAGGCAACGATCCCGAGCTTCATCGTCTCGCCGTTGATGAACGCCAGCAGGTCGTAGCTGAACTCATACCGGCGGAACCCTTTGCCCGCAGGCTTCATCGTCACCGGCACCGAGAACACCAGCTGGAAGTACCTGCGCAGCTGCTCCAGGGCGTCGCTGATGCTGCCGTCGGGCAGGAACGTGAACTTGAACCAGTCCACGATCGCACCTGCCTTGCGTTCGGGACTTTCCCCGGGTTTTACCGGACCCGGGGAACGGCCTGTCGGCCGCCCAGCCTCGCTCCGCTCGGCCCGGTCGGCCGCCATGCCGTTCTCGCGTGCGAGCGCCGGCCCATGAACTCCATACGCAATGCCAGTGCGATCAAGATGACGAGACGGGGTAGGACGGACGCGCATCAGCGTGCGCCCTCGCGGCGATACCAGTTCGCCAGCTCGGCCTGGCGCGAGTTCTTGAGAAGGTCATCAATGCGATGCATCGCAGGACGCGATTGCAGGCAGCAGGCGCCGCGCAGAACGGCAGCCATCACGATGGCCAGCTGCGCACCGTGCGGGTGGAGCACGTCGCCAATCAGGTCCAGCTGCCGGTGATCCCTCTGCTGCATCGTTTACCCCCCCACCCGGGTTAACCGGGTATATTTCGGCGTAATCACATTACGTGATTCATCACATGGCATGATTATCATCACGCATCGTAATAAGTCAAGCGGGAGGCGCTTAAATGAGAGTTGAAAAATACTTAGATGACGCGATCGCGCGGCACGGCCTGAAGAACGACACGGCACTCGCCAAGCTGCTGGGTGTAAAGCAAAACGCCGTCAGCCAATACCGCAGCGGCGCGCGAACAATGGACAACGAAATGTGTCTGCGCCTGGCACAACTGCTCGACATGGAGAACCCGCTGCCGATCATCATGGCCGCCGACATGGACCGCGCCGAACGTGCTGGCCAGCACTCTCTCTGGGAAGTTTTTTCGACGAGGATGGCAGCCAGTAACGCGACAGCCGCCCTCCTCCTGGTACTGGTCGCGAGCGCAACAAATTTTGTTGCGCCCTCTCCCGCCGAAGCCGCGCCGTTGAGCCATTCGACAGGTCAACGATTTATCTTATGTAAAATCGCTCGCCGACTTCGGGAGCGCCTACAGCAAGTGCTGCGTGCAGTCCAAACAAGCCGGCGGGCTCGTAGGGACTCTGCTGCGGCGGGGGCGCCGGGTGCTGCTGCCCCCCGGGCCGCTGCTGGGCATGCGGCTGCTGGGCGTGCGGCTGCGGGGGCGGGGGCGGGGAGAGCATCCAGTCGTCGTCACCGGCGCTCAGCGGCTGCTGCGGAGGAGCCGGGACGGCCTGCGGGAAGCCGGGAGGCGCCGGCGGGCCGGACGGGTACCCGTACTGCGGCTGGGCCGCCGGCCGGCTGAACTCGGGCGGGCCGGCGGGGCGCTGCTGCCCGGGCGCGGTGAGGTAGGGCCTGCCACGTCGGATTGCACGCTTCCGGTTCGCGCGCGCCGCGCGGGCGCGGGCGCGGAGCCGGACTCGAACCGGCACGGCCCGGAGGCCAGGCGCGCGCCGCGCGGGCACGGGCGCGGTCGGACAACCGCACCGAGAACAGCGCCTCGGCGACGCGCGCGCCGCGCGGGCGCGGTGACCCGCACCGGTCAGACGCGGCCTCGGCACAACTCCAGCAGCGTCATGGCCAGCGCGGTCCCCGGCTTGCCGAGTGCGTCCCGGTAGCGGCCGAGCACCTCCATCTCGCGGGAGAGGTTCACCCGGCGGCCCCCGGACGTGATCCGGGCCTCCTGGATGGCGGCCGAGACGGCCGTCCGTTCCCGGATCAGCCCGATGATCCGTTCGTCGAGGGCGTCGATGCGCTCACGGGCGCCGGTGATCAGGTCCGCGGCGTCGTCGGTGCGGGCGCCGGTGTCGGGACGGGCGCCGGTGTCGGGGCGGGTGGCGTCGTCGGCGCGGGTGGCGGTGTCCGGGCGAGTGGCGGCGTCCGGACGGGCTGCGGTGTCGGTGGCGGGCACAGGGGCTCCTCGGGGTGCGGGTGCCCCGGAACGGCCGGACCCGGAAACGACAGGACGCCCCGGGCCTTGCCGGCCCGGGGCGCCTGGGAAGTCGCTTGTCAGTTGCTCAAGCGGCACGACCACGGCAGCCGGCGGGCCGGTTGCCATAGGTAAAGACGAAGGTCGTGTGCTTGCGCATGGGGGAAGTATGGCCCTGCTGCCCCGGCGGGGCCAACGCGGGCTCGGATGCTGAGACGGGGGGCGCCGCCCGGCGCCGGTAGAATCGACGGACAGAGCCCCCTCCTCCCACCGCCGGAAGGCCGCCGTAGTGTCATCAGCGTCTCCCGCTGCCGCGCCCGACGTCACCAACCCGGACACGACCCCGGACGTGGTCCTCGTTGTCGACTTCGGCGCACAGTACGCCCAGCTCATCGCCCGCCGCGTCCGTGAGGCGCGGGTCTACAGCGAGATCGTCCCGTCCACCATGCCGGTGCAGGAGATGCTGGCCAGGAGGCCCGCGGCGATCGTGCTCTCCGGCGGCCCGTCCTCCGTGTACGCGGAGGGCGCCCCGCGCCTGGACCGCGCGCTGTTCGAGGCGGGAGTACCCGTGTTCGGCATGTGCTACGGGTTCCAGCTGATGGCGCAGGCGCTCGGCGGCACCGTCGACAACTCCGGCGCCCGTGAGTACGGCCGCACCGACCTGCACGTCAGCAAGGCCGGCTCCACGCTCTTCGAGGGCACCCCGGCCGAGCAGCAGGTCTGGATGTCGCACGGCGACGCCTGCTCCGCCGCCCCCGAGGGCTTCACCGTCACCGCGTCCACGGCCGTCGTGCCCGTGGCCGCGTTCGAGAACGACGAGAAGAAGCTCTACGGCGTCCAGCACCACCCCGAGGTGATGCACTCCACCTACGGCCAGCAGGTGCTGGAGCACTTCCTCTACCGCGGTGCCGGCATCGAGCCGAACTGGACGACCGGCAATGTGATCGAGGAGCAGGTCGCCGCGATCCGCGAGCAGGTCGGCGACAAACGCGCCATCTGCGGACTGTCCGGCGGCGTCGACTCCGCCGTCGCGGCCGCGCTGGTGCAGAAGGCCATCGGCTCCCAGCTGACCTGCGTCTACGTCGACCACGGCCTGATGCGCAAGGGCGAGACCGAGCAGGTCGAGAAGGACTTCGTCGCCGCGACCGGCGTCTCGCTGAAGGTCGTCGACGCCGAGCAGCGCTTCCTCGACGCGCTCGCCGGGGTCTCCGACCCCGAGGAGAAGCGGAAGATCATCGGCCGGGAGTTCATCCGGGTCTTCGAGCAGGCGCAGGCCGAGATCGTCGCCGAGGCCGGTGAACACGGCGGGCAGCCGGTGCAGTTCCTCGTACAGGGCACCCTCTACCCGGACGTGGTGGAGTCCGGCGGCGGTACGGGCACCGCGAACATCAAGTCGCACCACAACGTCGGCGGCCTCCCCGAGGACCTCGAGTTCGAGCTGATCGAGCCGCTGCGGAAGCTGTTCAAGGACGAGGTCCGGATGGTCGGCCAGGAACTGGGCCTGCCGGAGGAGATCGTCCAGCGGCAGCCCTTCCCGGGCCCGGGACTCGGCATCCGCATCGTCGGCGAGGTCACCAGGGAGCGCCTGGACCTGCTGCGCGAGGCCGACGCCATCGCCCGCGAGGAGCTGACCGCCGCCGGCCTCGACCGCGACATCTGGCAGTGCCCGGTGGTGCTGCTCGCCGATGTCCGCTCCGTCGGGGTGCAGGGCGACGGCCGCACCTACGGCCACCCGATCGTGCTCCGCCCGGTGTCGTCCGAGGACGCGATGACGGCGGACTGGACGCGCATGCCCTACGACGTGCTGGCGAAGATCTCGACCCGCATCACCAACGAGGTCGCCGACGTCAACCGCGTCGTCCTCGATGTGACGTCGAAGCCGCCGGGCACCATCGAGTGGGAGTGACCTGACCGCCCTCCGCGGGCCGGGCCTTCGCGGACCGGGCCTTCGCGGACCGGGCCTTCGTGAGTCGATCTTCTGTGAGTCAACCCGACGCCGTCGCTCATTCGTTTGAGCGGCGGCATCGGCGTTTCCGCCGGGTCGTCTGATCGCACGTACCAGACTCACGCCCATGGGAGCACTCGTGAGCGCGGAGATCTCGCACCACTGGCCGGTGCCACCGCGAGAGGGCTACACCGTGGAGGACCTGCTCACCCTGCCCGACCTCCCGCCGCACACCGAGTTGATCGACGGGACCCTGGTCTTCGTGAGTCCGCAGTGCTGTTTCCACAGCCTCGCGATAGACCTGCTGGTGCAGGGTCTGCGGAGCACGGCGCCGCCCGAGCTGAGGGTCGTCCGGGAGATGACCGTCGTGGTCGACGGGCGCAACGGACCCGAGCCCGACGTCTCGGTGGTCCGGGCCGCCGCCGCGCGGAGCCGGGAGCAGACCTACTTCCAGGTCAGGGACGTGCTGCTGGCGGTCGAGGTGGTCTCGCCGGACTCCGAGGCGCGTGACACCGACACCAAGCCGCACAAGTATGCGGGCGCGGGCATCCCCTACTTCTGGCGCGTCGAGATGGCCGCCGACGAACGGCCGGTGGTCCATGTCTTCGAACTCGACGAGGAGAGGCGCGTATATGTGCCGGGCGGCACGTTCCGCGACCGGCTCAAGGTCTCCGTCCCCTTCGGCATCGACATCGACCTCGCGGAAATCGACCGCCTCTGAGCCCGGCCGTCACGGCGGAGCCACGCGCCCGCCGCTCACCCCTCCTCCAGCGTGAAGTCCTCGAAGTGGAAGCCCGGCGATACCACGCAGCTCACCAGGACCGGTTCGTCGCCCGCCGGTTCGGCCGACTGCCAGGTGCCCGCCGGGACCAGCAGTTGGGGCCGTTCACCGGATTCGACGCCGGGGCCCAGGACCAGGGGCGTGGTGGAGCGGTCGGGCCCCTCGCCGGTGCCGGCCAGGGACAGCCGGAGCGGTCCGCCGCGGTGCCAGAGCCACACCTCGTCGGAGCGGACCCGGTGCGGGCGGGAACGTTCGCCCGGGTGGAGCAGGAAGTAGATCCCGGTGGCGTAGGCGCGCTCGCCGGGATAGCCGGGCGGGGCGGTCGAGCCCTCCGTACGCCATGTCTCGCGGAACCATCCGCCCTCGATGTGCGGTTCCAGGCCGAGTAGTTCGACGAGCGGGGAGGTCGGGTGCGTGATGGGGTGCGTCATCGGGTTCTCCTTCGTGGACACCCTCGGCTTCAGCCGGGGGAGGGGAACGAAGCTGCTGCGGAGCAGGGCGGGGAAAGCCGGTTCGCCGCCAGGGCGGACCGGCGTCCACCTCCGACAGCCTTCACCGCGTCACCAAGTGATGGGCGCATTCTCCCCGGTGATGTGCCGGGTGTGCGCCGCGGGCGGCCGGTCGGCGCATCCCGAGGTGTTGTTGGGACCGGCGCCCGTGTGGCGGGACCGCCGCAGCCGTTCCTGACCCATATCGTCGTACGTCAATTCGATCGTGCGTAAATCACCCTCCCATCGGGTCACCGGTGCGTGCGCGGCACCGCCGGTACGGCACAATTCCTTTGAATTGCAAGGTGGTTGCCGAAGCCGCCTACCGGGGAAGGGTGCGTCGCCGTGGCGGTGCAGGATGCGGGACAGAGCGTGCACGGAGGCGGCTGCACCTGCGGCGACTGCCCGCACGGCCGACGTGAGGGACACCGGAGGGCCGTCGCCCGGTTCCTGGCCAGGCGGGACGAACTCGCCGGGGGGCGGGGGCTGCCCGCCCAGGTCGCCTCCTCCGCGGGAGGGACCCGCCAGTGGATCTCCGACGAGCTGACCGAGTCGGCCCGGGTCGTCGCCGAGCGCAGCCGGGCCGCGGGCGAGTCATGGCTCGCCCGGGTCTGGCGGCGCACCCTGCTGGTGCTGTGGGGCGGGGTCGTGCTGCTGCTCCTGGCGCAGACCGTGACCGCGATCGACTCCGGCTGGTCCGTGGCGCGCACCGCGGGACTCGCCGCCGCGGCCTGCCTCGCCGGGCTGCTGACGGCCGCCGCCCGGCTCCACCGGGCGCACGGCGGGCTGCTCGCACCGCTCGTCGGCGAGGACAACCGGCTGTCGACCTCCCGGGCCGTGGCCGCCGTGTGGGTGCTGTTCGCCGCCTACGCCGTGCTGTTCCTGGCCTTCCGGCTCGCCGCTTCCGCGCCCGCCGGGCTCGGCCTCGCCCAGGGGGCCGGACTGCTCACCGTCGTGGCCGTCGTCTGCCTGATCGCGGTCGTGGTGCGCCGTGTGGTCGCCGTGCGCATCATCACCCAGCGGCTGCAGAAGGTGGGGGCGGACCGGCCCCGCCCCGCGGACCTGGTCTGCGATGACGCCGGTCGCGGCAGCTTCCCGGACGCGCAGTACGTGCTCGTCGGCGCCGTCGCCCTGGTGTGCGCGGCGGTGCTGCTCGCCCGCCGGCCGGACCGGCTGCCGGAGCTGCCGTGGGGCCTGACCGCGCTGGTCCTGGTCTCCGCGGCGGTCTACCTCGCCGGGAAGTACGCGGAGGGCGGCCGCCCGGTCGTCCTGTCCGTCGTGCGGGCCCGGGAGCCCGGCGGTCTCGACGGCCCCGTGCGCATCGGGGACGACATCGAGATCCGGGGCGCCGGGTTCGTGCCACCCGGTGCCGGGAGCCCCGACCGGCTGGCTCTGATGACCGTCCGGATCGGTGCCGTGCACGTCCATGTGCCGCTGGTCCCGGTCCCCGGCGGATTCACCAGCCCCAGTGATACGAGCATCACCGTCCCGGTGCCGGCCGAGGTCGAGCCCGGCCGGGTCGAGGTGCAGGTCGTGACGGCGGCGGGCGCCGAGTCGAACCGGGTGGCCGTCGACGTCGTCGACTGACAGCGCTCGGCCGTACGGCAGACCGGGCTGAGCCGTACGGCCGTCGCCCCCGTATTCGCGGAGACGGGACGTGGGGACAATCGTCCCAGCCGGGTGAGACACGGAGGCGACGATGACGCATGTGGACCGGACGACGGCGACCTACGCGTCCGACGACGTGAGCACCGACCGGAGGGAGCGCACGGCGCAGTACGCGCTTCTGCCGCTGCGGCTGTTCCTCGGAGTGACCTTCGTCTACGCGGGGCTGGACAAGCTCTTCGACAGCGCGTTCCTCTCGGCGACCGGGACCGGCTCGATCGGCGAGCTGATGAGTAGTGTGCGGAACACCTCCGCCGTCCCCGCACTCGTGGACATGGCCCTGAAGAGCCCCGAGGGCTTCGGCTATGCGATGGCCTTCGGCGAACTGGCCGTCGGCCTGGGTACCCTGCTGGGCCTGCTCGCCCGGCCGGCCGCCCTCGGCGGCGCGCTGATCTCGCTGAGCCTGTGGCTGACCGTCAGCTGGCAGACCGAGCCGTACTACTACGGAAACGACCTGGCCTACCTGATCGCCTGGCTGCCGCTGGTGCTCGCCGGGGCCTCCGTGTTCTCGCTGGACGCGGCCGTCGCGGAACGGCGCCGACGCAGCCGGTAGTGGACGGCGGTGGCGACCGCGGCCAGGGCCAGACCGCCGGACATCACCGGCAGGGCGGTGAACCACGGAATCCGCCAGGCCCCGGCGGCGCCCCCCAGATAGGCGGCCGCGGTCCCCAGGGCCGCGGCGCCCGCTATCAGCCTGCCGGGACGGAACTCATGGCGCAGCACGGGTGACCTCCACCTCTCCGAGCGCGACCGCCAGATCGAGGTCGAGCGTACCCGCGGGCCCCGCGCCGGGTGGCGGAGCGAGCGTACGTGTGCGGCTGCCGTCCGGGGCGACGTCCACCTCGTCCACCGGATCCCCCGGCAGCCGGACGTCACCGATCCCCGCGTGCGCCCGGATCCGCACCACGGCGTCACCGGGCAGCACCACCCGCAGCCGGCCCGCCCCGACCTCCGCCGCGGTGCTCACCGTGCGTTGCGGCGGCACGGCCACCCGGCTCAGGTCGAGCGTGGCCATGCCCGAGCCCAGCTCGTACCGCGGGGCGACGGCGGCGGCCGTCGCGGGCCGCCACTCCGCCCGTACCCACCGCGTGTCGATCTCCTCGGGCAGCAGCGAGGCGCCCACCAGCAGCCCGGCCGTGACCAGGGACAGCAGGATCGTGCCGAAGCCGATCCGGCCGAGGAGACTGCCCGTCGCCAGGCCGAGCCCGAACACGGCCAGCGCGCAGGCCAGCCCGATCTGCAGGCTGGTGCCGAGCGGCTGCGACTCCCAGGACAGCCCGGTGCCGAGTCCGCCCGCGAGCAGAGCCAGCAGGAAGACGATCCCGGCGATCCCGGCGATCCCGGTGACGCCGTGGGGGCCGTGGGGGCCGTGGGCCCGGGGCGCCGCGGTTGCGGCCCGCCGGTCGCGGGGGAGCGGCGCGGCGCCCGCTGACGCGTCCGGCGGGCCCCACAGATAGCCGGTCGCCACCGGCCCGGTGGTGCCGTCCTTGACGATGGGATCGCGCCACCAGGAGGGGCTGTCGGGAGTGGGGGGCGCCTTGGCTTCCGGCGGGGCCTCCGCCACGGTGTGCGCGCTCGCCCCGTCCGGCGTCCCGCCCTCCGGGGCGGCCGCGGTACGCCGCCGCGACCACACGGCGGCGCCCGCGACGGCGAGCGACAGCAGCGCGGAGAACGCCAGCGTCCCGTCGTTGCCCAGCATCGAGAGGAACAGCCCGCAGCCGAGCAGCGCCAGCAGCACGGCCACCAGGGCTGCCCCGTCGACCCGGCCGGACAGGGCGCGCCGTGCCTCGTTCTCCTCCTCGCCCTCCAGCGGGATCAGCAGCCAGGCGAAGCCGTAGAAGATCAGGCCGATGCCGCCGGTCGCCGACAGCACTCCCACGGCGATACGGAAGATCACCGGGTCCACTTCGCAGTACCGGCCGAGCCCGCCGCAGACGCCGCCGGCGACCTTGTGCCGCGCGGTCCGGCGCAGCAGCGCGGGCGGCGGCCGGTGCTCCGGCGGCGGCGCGGTCGGCGGGGCGGTCGGCTGAGTCATGCCTCCATGGTGACGGGCCGCCGCCGCGTGCGGCAGCGGTCCCGACCCTGGCCCGTCCCTGATATCGCACCCCGGTATCGCCCACCGGTACTGCCCACCGGTGGGGCCCGCCGGTGGGGCCCGTCCCACCGCGACGCGGCGCCGTGCGCCCGAGGCCGGTGGCGGTGGTGGTGGCGGTGGCCGAGGCCGGTGGCGGTGGCGTGCGCCCGAGACCGGTGGCGGTGGTGGTGGCGGTGGCCGAGGCCGGTGGCGGTGGCGTGCGCGCGAGGCCGGTGGCGGTGGCCGTGGAGGGGGCTGCGGAGTCCTACGGCACCTGGGAGTCAGGGTCTCTCTCAGGGACGGCCCTGATGACCCCGCGGACGGGCCCGTGTGACCATCGGGGGCATGCCCGTCGCCGCCGCCCGCCCGCCCGAGGCCGAAGAGCCCCCCGTCCGCAGGCTGTACCGCAGCGCGGAGGGCCGGTGGCTGGGCGGTGTGGCGCGCGGCCTCGCGGGGCATCTGGGCCTGCCGGTGACCTGGGTCCGGCTCGTCTTCCTCGGGCTCTTCATGGCGGACGGCCTCGGCACGCTGCTTTACGCGGTGTTCTGGATCGCCGTGCCGCTCGGTGTCGGGGGCAGGTCGGCCGAGCCCAGACCGGTCTTCGAGACCGCCCCGGACGGCAGACGGCGGCTGCGCAAACCCGACAGGGGGCAGCTCTTCGCGCTCGTCGCCCTGCTGGTCGGCGCCGTCGTGTTCGTCGCCAACACCGACCTCGGCGGCCCCGCGAACCGCTATGTCTGGCCGGTGCTGCTGACCGGCGCCGGTGTCGTGCTGGTGTGGCGGCAGGCGGACAACGCCCGTCGGGCGCGGTGGACCGGCGACGGCAGGCGCCGCAGGCTGCTGCCGCTCGCGCGCGGACTGGCGGGGGTCGCGCTCGTCGGCACGGGACTCACGGTCTTCGTGGTGGTCCGGGGCTCCGCGGCGCAGCTCGGCAATGTCCTTACCGCCGCCCTGGCCGTTATCGTCGGCGTCGCCCTGCTGGCCGGCCCGTGGCTGGTGCGGATGACCCAGGACCTCTCCGAGGAGCGCCTGATGCGGATTCGTGCCCAGGAGCGCGCCGAGGTCGCCGCCCATGTCCACGACTCCGTACTGCACACCCTCACCCTGATCCAGCGGAACGCGGACGACGCGGGCGAGGTGCGCCGGCTCGCCCGTGCCCAGGAGCGCGAGCTGCGCAACTGGCTGTACCGGCCGGAGGGCACCGGCAAGGACGAGGCGGAGGAGCCCGCCACGTTTGCGGACGCGGTGAAGCGGGCCGCCGCGGAGGTCGAGGACAAGCACGGTGTCCCGCTGGAGGTGGTGGTCGTGGGGGACTGCCCGCTCGACGAGCGGCTCACGGCCCAGTTGCAGGCCGCGCGCGAAGCGATGGTCAACGCCGCGAAGTACGGTGGCCGGGGAGGCGCCGTGCAGGTCTACGCGGAGGTCGAGGTCCGTACGGTGTTCGTCTCGGTGCGCGACCGGGGTCCGGGGTTCGACCCCGGCGCGGTACCGGAGGACCGCATGGGCGTACGAGAATCGATCGTCGGCCGTATGCAGCGCAACGGGGGGACGGCGCGGCTGCGGTCCGTGCCCGGCGGGGGCACCGAAGTGGAGCTGGAGATGGAGAGGGCGGACGGATGACCGAGCAGACCGACGCAACCGGCGGCACGGAGCGCCGGGTGAGGGTCGTCCTCGTCGACGACCACCGGATGTTCCGTGCGGGGGTGCAGGCCGAGATCGGGAGGACCGAGGAGACGGGCGTGGAGGTCGTCGGCGAGGCCGCCGACGTCGACCAGGCCGTCGCCGTGATCACGGCGACCCGGCCCGAGGTGGTGCTCCTCGACGTGCATCTGCCCGGTGGCGGGGGAGTGGAGGTGCTGCGCCGGTGCGCCGGGCTGGTGGTGGCCCCCGAGCACCCGGTCCGCTTCCTGGCGCTGTCCGTGTCGGACGCCGCCGAGGACGTCATCGGGGTGATCCGCGGCGGAGCCCGCGGCTATGTGACGAAGACGATCACCGGTGCCGATCTGGTCGACTCGGTCTTCCGGGTCCAGGAGGGGGACGCGGTGTTCTCGCCGCGGCTGGCGGGGTTCGTCCTGGACGCCTTCGCCTCCACGGACGCTCCCCCCGTGGACGAGGACCTCGACCGGCTCACCCAGCGGGAGCGCGAGGTGTTGCGGCTGATCGCCCGCGGATACGCGTACAAGGAGATCGCCAAGCAGCTCTTCATCTCGGTGAAGACGGTGGAGTCGCATGTGTCGGCGGTGCTGAGGAAGCTTCAGCTGTCGAACCGTCACGAGCTGACGCGCTGGGCGACGGCACGCCGGCTGGTCTGAGCCCGGCTGCCGGGCGGCCCGGCGGCCGGCCTCTCGGTCCGCTTGCCCGGCCGTGACGGCCGGACCCTTGGCGACCAGGGTCGTGACGGCCGGACCTGTGGCGCCCCGGGTCGCCCCCGCGAACGGCATCCGGACCGTGGCCGGCGAACTCAGCGGGTGCACCAGGGTTCCGCTTGCCC
It encodes the following:
- a CDS encoding replication initiation factor domain-containing protein, translating into MDWFKFTFLPDGSISDALEQLRRYFQLVFSVPVTMKPAGKGFRRYEFSYDLLAFINGETMKLGIVACGGEHVGGTILVDWPGQGCTAIGDWQAVYAMVQDLDARITRCDLAMDFCQGEVSIAQMEELYYAGDFNAGGRIPTYRKIESGVAGSKGCRGTTFEIGRRANGKMLRAYEKGRQLGNQDSEWVRLEIEFGAKDRVIPHEILIKRDQYFAGAYKALEAFMAADPQRVPTDQVKALELQDETIRERKLKHIQTQFGPTVDYELRCTEEDIAALVVAIRRQGVPAQLHKSALARHVYGTHDPVPKPEE
- a CDS encoding chorismate mutase, yielding MPATDTAARPDAATRPDTATRADDATRPDTGARPDTGARTDDAADLITGARERIDALDERIIGLIRERTAVSAAIQEARITSGGRRVNLSREMEVLGRYRDALGKPGTALAMTLLELCRGRV
- the guaA gene encoding glutamine-hydrolyzing GMP synthase produces the protein MSSASPAAAPDVTNPDTTPDVVLVVDFGAQYAQLIARRVREARVYSEIVPSTMPVQEMLARRPAAIVLSGGPSSVYAEGAPRLDRALFEAGVPVFGMCYGFQLMAQALGGTVDNSGAREYGRTDLHVSKAGSTLFEGTPAEQQVWMSHGDACSAAPEGFTVTASTAVVPVAAFENDEKKLYGVQHHPEVMHSTYGQQVLEHFLYRGAGIEPNWTTGNVIEEQVAAIREQVGDKRAICGLSGGVDSAVAAALVQKAIGSQLTCVYVDHGLMRKGETEQVEKDFVAATGVSLKVVDAEQRFLDALAGVSDPEEKRKIIGREFIRVFEQAQAEIVAEAGEHGGQPVQFLVQGTLYPDVVESGGGTGTANIKSHHNVGGLPEDLEFELIEPLRKLFKDEVRMVGQELGLPEEIVQRQPFPGPGLGIRIVGEVTRERLDLLREADAIAREELTAAGLDRDIWQCPVVLLADVRSVGVQGDGRTYGHPIVLRPVSSEDAMTADWTRMPYDVLAKISTRITNEVADVNRVVLDVTSKPPGTIEWE
- a CDS encoding Uma2 family endonuclease, translated to MGALVSAEISHHWPVPPREGYTVEDLLTLPDLPPHTELIDGTLVFVSPQCCFHSLAIDLLVQGLRSTAPPELRVVREMTVVVDGRNGPEPDVSVVRAAAARSREQTYFQVRDVLLAVEVVSPDSEARDTDTKPHKYAGAGIPYFWRVEMAADERPVVHVFELDEERRVYVPGGTFRDRLKVSVPFGIDIDLAEIDRL
- a CDS encoding cupin domain-containing protein: MTHPITHPTSPLVELLGLEPHIEGGWFRETWRTEGSTAPPGYPGERAYATGIYFLLHPGERSRPHRVRSDEVWLWHRGGPLRLSLAGTGEGPDRSTTPLVLGPGVESGERPQLLVPAGTWQSAEPAGDEPVLVSCVVSPGFHFEDFTLEEG
- a CDS encoding DoxX family protein → MTHVDRTTATYASDDVSTDRRERTAQYALLPLRLFLGVTFVYAGLDKLFDSAFLSATGTGSIGELMSSVRNTSAVPALVDMALKSPEGFGYAMAFGELAVGLGTLLGLLARPAALGGALISLSLWLTVSWQTEPYYYGNDLAYLIAWLPLVLAGASVFSLDAAVAERRRRSR
- a CDS encoding PspC domain-containing protein, with the protein product MTQPTAPPTAPPPEHRPPPALLRRTARHKVAGGVCGGLGRYCEVDPVIFRIAVGVLSATGGIGLIFYGFAWLLIPLEGEEENEARRALSGRVDGAALVAVLLALLGCGLFLSMLGNDGTLAFSALLSLAVAGAAVWSRRRTAAAPEGGTPDGASAHTVAEAPPEAKAPPTPDSPSWWRDPIVKDGTTGPVATGYLWGPPDASAGAAPLPRDRRAATAAPRAHGPHGPHGVTGIAGIAGIVFLLALLAGGLGTGLSWESQPLGTSLQIGLACALAVFGLGLATGSLLGRIGFGTILLSLVTAGLLVGASLLPEEIDTRWVRAEWRPATAAAVAPRYELGSGMATLDLSRVAVPPQRTVSTAAEVGAGRLRVVLPGDAVVRIRAHAGIGDVRLPGDPVDEVDVAPDGSRTRTLAPPPGAGPAGTLDLDLAVALGEVEVTRAAP
- a CDS encoding ATP-binding protein encodes the protein MPVAAARPPEAEEPPVRRLYRSAEGRWLGGVARGLAGHLGLPVTWVRLVFLGLFMADGLGTLLYAVFWIAVPLGVGGRSAEPRPVFETAPDGRRRLRKPDRGQLFALVALLVGAVVFVANTDLGGPANRYVWPVLLTGAGVVLVWRQADNARRARWTGDGRRRRLLPLARGLAGVALVGTGLTVFVVVRGSAAQLGNVLTAALAVIVGVALLAGPWLVRMTQDLSEERLMRIRAQERAEVAAHVHDSVLHTLTLIQRNADDAGEVRRLARAQERELRNWLYRPEGTGKDEAEEPATFADAVKRAAAEVEDKHGVPLEVVVVGDCPLDERLTAQLQAAREAMVNAAKYGGRGGAVQVYAEVEVRTVFVSVRDRGPGFDPGAVPEDRMGVRESIVGRMQRNGGTARLRSVPGGGTEVELEMERADG
- a CDS encoding LuxR C-terminal-related transcriptional regulator — translated: MTEQTDATGGTERRVRVVLVDDHRMFRAGVQAEIGRTEETGVEVVGEAADVDQAVAVITATRPEVVLLDVHLPGGGGVEVLRRCAGLVVAPEHPVRFLALSVSDAAEDVIGVIRGGARGYVTKTITGADLVDSVFRVQEGDAVFSPRLAGFVLDAFASTDAPPVDEDLDRLTQREREVLRLIARGYAYKEIAKQLFISVKTVESHVSAVLRKLQLSNRHELTRWATARRLV